The Candidatus Nealsonbacteria bacterium sequence CTTTTTCTTCTTTTGAAATATTTTTCATCTTGAGTTAATTATATATCAAAAACAGATAATTTAAAAGAAAACGAGGACCTTTTAATCCTCGTTTAAACTTCCCTTGTTAATCTTGTTAATTCTGAACACATCGGACACTGAAACCACTAGACCTCATGCTCTCAATTCGGCGAACTCCTTGATTAGCCATATCCATAATACGTCCTTTAACAAAGTCTTCAGACGAACTTGATGTCCACCAAAAACCACTTTCATCTACAAAAGAGAAAGGCCCATTTGGATTTCTAAATCCTCCAAAAATTGCATTAAATCCGTATGTATTTAGCCCCTCAAGAGTTTCTGACCTTAAATGGAGTCCCTCATTAGTTCCTCTCCAGTCCATTAGGCCGTTATCAGGAAATGTTTCGCTGCAATCAGGATTGCCAAGTGCGCCGCAAACTGATCTTTCTAAATCTGCCCACTGATTATGAGTTGGAACACTCCATCCTGCAGGACAAAGACCAGCCTCGTTATTCACCGCATACCAATTATACAAAGCTCCGTAAGTATTACAGTTTTCGACAGCATCTAAATAGCAAGCGTATGCTCCCTCTTTATCATTGGCCCAATCATT is a genomic window containing:
- a CDS encoding fibrobacter succinogenes major paralogous domain-containing protein — protein: MDPKKRLYILAGALVLSLIILLVIIVSQGRNAEGPTNGIVNGDFSCGDSFTYQEVEYGTVEVGNQCWMAENLNVTKYADGSAIPNLIESNDWANDKEGAYACYLDAVENCNTYGALYNWYAVNNEAGLCPAGWSVPTHNQWADLERSVCGALGNPDCSETFPDNGLMDWRGTNEGLHLRSETLEGLNTYGFNAIFGGFRNPNGPFSFVDESGFWWTSSSSEDFVKGRIMDMANQGVRRIESMRSSGFSVRCVQN